The genomic window ACGATGCCTACGGCTCGCCCCCCGAGACGCGCAAAGCCGACCACCAGGTTTTGGGCAAAGTCCTTGTGCACTTCCAAGAAATCGCCCGCGTCCACAACCCGCTTGATGACCTCCTTGATATCGTACGGCTTCGTGGGACTATCGGGCACAATGTCGTCCAGTTCCGAGTCCTGGCGGTCTGAGGGGTCGTCACACGGTGCAGACGGGGGGTCCTCAAGATTGTTCAGCGGCAGATAGCTGAAAAGCCTGCGGGTGGTGCTCAGTGCTTCCGCCTCGGAGGCGCACGCAAAGTGGGCCACGCCCGATTTGGTGGCGTGCACGTCTGCTCCCCCCAGTTCATTGAAGGTCACCTCCTCATGGGTGACCGTCTTCACCACGTTCGGACCGGTGACAAACATGTAGCTGGTCTCTTTGACCATGATGATGAAATCGGTGATGGCAGGCGAGTAGACCGCGCCCCCGGCGCACGGGCCCATGATGACGCTGATCTGCGGGATGACGCCCGACGCCTGCGTGTTGCGCCAGAAAATCTCCGCATAGCCACCCAGACTTTCCACGCCTTCTTGGATACGCGCCCCGCCGGAATCGTTCAAACCGATCACCGGTATGCCCAGATTCAGCGCCATATCCATCACCTTGCAAATCTTTTCGGCGAAGGTTTCGGATAGCGAGCCGCCGAAAACGGTGAAGTCCTGAGAGAAGACAAAGACCGGCCGGCCGTCGATGGTGCCGTGCCCCGTGACCACGCCGTCGCCGAGGTAGCTCTCCTTGTCCAGGCCGAAGTCCCGACAGCGGTGGCGCTTGAACATGTCGTATTCTTCGAAGCTCCCCTCGTCCAGGAGCAGGTCCAGCCGTTCGCGGGCAGTCAGCTTCCCTTTGCGGTGCTGCGCTTCGATGCGCTCCGGGCCACCGCCGAGGCGAGCCTGTTCCCGGAGCTCACGAAGGTGAGCGAGTCGGTCA from Calditrichota bacterium includes these protein-coding regions:
- a CDS encoding methylmalonyl-CoA carboxyltransferase, giving the protein MPSDDRLAHLRELREQARLGGGPERIEAQHRKGKLTARERLDLLLDEGSFEEYDMFKRHRCRDFGLDKESYLGDGVVTGHGTIDGRPVFVFSQDFTVFGGSLSETFAEKICKVMDMALNLGIPVIGLNDSGGARIQEGVESLGGYAEIFWRNTQASGVIPQISVIMGPCAGGAVYSPAITDFIIMVKETSYMFVTGPNVVKTVTHEEVTFNELGGADVHATKSGVAHFACASEAEALSTTRRLFSYLPLNNLEDPPSAPCDDPSDRQDSELDDIVPDSPTKPYDIKEVIKRVVDAGDFLEVHKDFAQNLVVGFARLGGRAVGIV